The following are from one region of the Pleurodeles waltl isolate 20211129_DDA chromosome 4_1, aPleWal1.hap1.20221129, whole genome shotgun sequence genome:
- the LOC138286918 gene encoding zinc finger protein 239-like, whose protein sequence is MAHQETQSWDVDKYITDPQTLTKKNKSYTFSESFSFSSQLKHHQQTHTGKKTFKSSECVKSISQLPELLRHQQTHTGEKPYKCSKCVKSFSRPLLLKQHQRTHTGEKSIKCSECVKSFSRPSLLKKHQRTHTGERPFKCSECVNSFSQLSNLRKHPRTHTGEKPYHCTECGSSFSDSSYLRIHQRTHTGEKPFKCSESMKSFSHLPNLKSHHEHTQGKSHSSAVNV, encoded by the coding sequence atggctcatcaggaaacacAGTCTTGGGATGTAGACAAATATATAACCGACCCACAGACACTAACCAAGAAAAACAAATCATACACATTTAGCGAGAGCTTTAGTTTCTCATCTCAATTAAAGcaccatcagcaaacacacacaggaaaaaaaacattcaagtccagtgaatgtgtgaagagtatCAGTCAATTACCAGAATTACtgagacatcagcaaacacacacaggggaaaaaccatacaagtGCAGTAAATgcgtgaagagctttagtcgacCATTACTCCTAAAACAGCATCAACGAACACACACCGGGGAAAAATcaatcaagtgcagtgaatgtgtaaaGAGCTTTAGTCGACCATCACTCCTAAAAAAGCATcaacgaacacacactggggaaagaccattcaagtgcagtgaatgtgtaaatagctttagtcagttatcaaaCCTACGAAAACATccgcgaacacacacaggggaaaaaccatatcaTTGCactgaatgtggaagtagttttagtgattCTTCATACCTCaggattcatcagcgaacacacactggggaaaagccattcaagtgcagtgaaagcatgaagagctttagtcacttaCCAAACCTAAAAAGTCAtcacgaacacacacaggggaaaagccattcaagtgctgtGAATGTCTGA